From Pararhodobacter zhoushanensis, the proteins below share one genomic window:
- a CDS encoding GNAT family N-acetyltransferase yields the protein MPATSREIGRRPAPMDADYATLIADGCVWVAGDGAALAYAAFWPLGDHLYLDAIAVLPEAAGQGLGRALMDHAEAEARAQGLGAIRLYTNAAMTENLTLYPYLGFTQTGRRVTDGFDRVYFEKRL from the coding sequence ATGCCCGCTACATCCCGCGAGATCGGTCGCCGCCCTGCGCCGATGGATGCCGATTATGCCACGCTGATCGCTGACGGGTGCGTCTGGGTTGCCGGTGACGGCGCTGCCCTTGCCTATGCGGCGTTCTGGCCGCTGGGCGATCACCTCTATCTCGATGCGATCGCCGTGCTGCCCGAGGCCGCAGGTCAGGGACTGGGCCGCGCGCTGATGGACCATGCCGAGGCGGAGGCGCGGGCGCAGGGGCTGGGCGCGATCCGGCTCTACACCAATGCCGCGATGACCGAAAACCTGACGCTTTATCCCTATCTCGGCTTCACCCAGACCGGTCGCCGGGTCACCGACGGGTTTGACCGGGTGTATTTCGAAAAGCGGCTCTAA
- the rpmB gene encoding 50S ribosomal protein L28 — protein MSRRCELTGKGPMSGNNVSHANNRSKRRFLPNLVDVTLASDATGRAYKLRISAAALRSVDHRGGLDSFLAKAKDVELSTRALAIKKEIAKAAA, from the coding sequence ATGTCGCGCCGCTGCGAATTGACCGGTAAAGGCCCGATGTCGGGCAACAACGTAAGCCACGCCAACAACCGTTCCAAGCGGCGCTTCCTGCCGAACTTGGTGGATGTCACGCTGGCGTCGGATGCCACGGGCCGTGCCTACAAACTGCGTATCTCGGCCGCTGCCCTGCGCTCGGTCGACCACCGCGGTGGCCTCGACTCGTTCCTTGCCAAGGCGAAGGATGTCGAACTGTCGACCCGCGCTCTGGCCATCAAGAAAGAGATCGCCAAGGCTGCTGCCTGA